A genomic region of Candidatus Pseudomonas phytovorans contains the following coding sequences:
- a CDS encoding TIGR02285 family protein, whose protein sequence is MRAARGLRHLALLCGLLPALLLQPASAKEHLFWLLRELPPFTIFEGPEKGQGVIDQLLPLLIEQMPEYDHSIVRVNRARGIQMLQDRNSFTCDPTLLWTPQRAEYVRFSMPSLGVLSGGLVLRKENQALVAPYLDGQEVDLHGLLSQTPLKLGIVAERSYGTQIDAILSQLPATSLSRHYGNDATANLLQMQQLGRLRMVLGYWPEVRYLIQQQGESLANYQFHPVQGVERYQFLHVGCSDSELGRAAVAHIDQLLPALRREVLPGLYARWLDPALREDYLEESKRFFEAQ, encoded by the coding sequence ATGCGCGCGGCCCGCGGCCTACGCCATTTGGCCCTGCTGTGCGGGCTATTGCCCGCATTGCTGCTGCAGCCTGCCAGCGCCAAAGAACATCTCTTCTGGCTGTTGCGTGAACTGCCGCCGTTCACTATTTTCGAAGGCCCTGAAAAAGGCCAAGGGGTGATCGACCAGCTGTTGCCCCTGCTGATCGAGCAAATGCCCGAGTACGACCACAGCATCGTGCGAGTCAACCGCGCCCGCGGCATCCAGATGCTGCAAGACCGCAACAGTTTCACCTGCGACCCAACCCTGCTGTGGACCCCACAACGCGCCGAATATGTACGGTTTTCCATGCCATCGCTGGGCGTGCTCAGCGGCGGCCTGGTGCTGCGCAAGGAAAACCAGGCGTTGGTGGCGCCCTACCTTGACGGCCAGGAGGTGGACCTGCATGGCCTGCTGAGCCAGACCCCGCTGAAGCTGGGGATTGTCGCCGAGCGCAGCTACGGCACGCAGATCGATGCCATCCTCAGCCAGTTGCCCGCCACTTCGCTAAGCCGCCACTACGGCAACGACGCCACTGCCAACCTGCTGCAGATGCAGCAACTGGGGCGCTTGCGCATGGTGCTCGGATACTGGCCTGAAGTGCGCTACCTGATCCAGCAGCAAGGCGAGTCACTGGCTAACTACCAATTTCATCCTGTACAGGGGGTGGAGCGTTATCAGTTTCTGCACGTGGGGTGTTCGGACAGCGAGCTGGGGCGCGCTGCGGTGGCGCATATTGACCAGTTGCTGCCGGCGCTGCGCCGGGAGGTGCTACCCGGGTTGTACGCGCGGTGGCTGGACCCGGCGCTGCGGGAAGATTACCTGGAAGAGAGCAAGCGCTTCTTCGAAGCGCAATAG
- a CDS encoding DUF3509 domain-containing protein yields MERICSLLNDALTPYQTHLGIADASGNRQLTVHDRLAGVTLRRMVSERQLQEQRLLIDLVDGLHRDLQIAEGRLQPCVIAALQQRQQPQGTFA; encoded by the coding sequence ATGGAAAGAATCTGCAGCCTGCTCAACGATGCCCTGACCCCTTATCAGACCCACCTCGGCATCGCCGATGCCAGCGGTAATCGCCAACTGACCGTTCATGATCGCCTCGCCGGGGTTACCTTGCGGCGCATGGTCAGCGAGCGCCAGTTGCAAGAGCAACGCCTGTTGATCGACTTGGTGGATGGCTTGCACCGTGACCTGCAGATAGCCGAGGGACGTTTGCAGCCCTGTGTGATCGCGGCATTGCAACAGCGCCAGCAACCGCAGGGAACCTTTGCCTGA
- a CDS encoding histidine kinase, translated as MYQTSVLIHQARPSHQILLHQALNAQGIFDVRISADSTELDALHSVERRPDLLILDHAMPTRAGLALLARQPRARALLFVGQATPKRHNLAHEARKKGLWVLAELPWPLSMPRLQHVLHALQVRAGPRIQTVMSAPHAH; from the coding sequence ATGTACCAGACCTCCGTGCTGATCCACCAGGCTCGCCCATCGCACCAGATCCTCCTGCATCAAGCCCTCAACGCGCAGGGCATCTTCGACGTGCGCATCAGTGCAGACAGCACTGAGCTCGATGCCCTCCACAGTGTTGAGCGTCGCCCTGACTTGCTGATCCTCGACCACGCCATGCCCACTCGGGCCGGCCTTGCCTTACTCGCCCGGCAGCCCAGGGCCCGGGCCCTGTTGTTTGTTGGCCAGGCCACTCCCAAACGCCACAACCTCGCTCACGAGGCGAGAAAGAAAGGCCTGTGGGTGCTCGCCGAGTTGCCCTGGCCACTGTCGATGCCCCGCCTGCAGCATGTCCTGCACGCATTGCAGGTGCGAGCGGGCCCGCGTATTCAAACTGTCATGTCAGCCCCGCATGCTCACTGA
- the thrC gene encoding threonine synthase: protein MRYISTRGQAPALNFEDVLLAGLASDGGLYVPENLPRFTQEEIASWAGLPYHELAFRVMRPFVDGSIADADFKKILEETYGEFAHAAVAPLRQLNSNEWVLELFHGPTLAFKDFALQLLGRLLDHVLAKRNERVVIVGATSGDTGSAAIEGCRRCDNVDIFILHPHQRVSEVQRRQMTTIFGDNIHNIAIEGNFDDCQEMVKASFADQSFLKGTRLVAVNSINWARIMAQIVYYFHAALQLGGPARSVAFSVPTGNFGDIFAGYLARNMGLPISQLIVATNRNDILHRFMSGNQYVKDTLHATLSPSMDIMVSSNFERLLFDLHGRNGGAIAELMANFKQGGGFSVDQDRWTEARKLFDSLAVSDEQTCETIAEVFAATGEVLDPHTAIGVKAARECRRSLDTPMVVLGTAHPVKFPEAVEKAGVGKALELPAHLSDLFSREERCTVLANDLKAVQGFVSQHGNRGKPL, encoded by the coding sequence ATGCGCTATATCAGTACCCGCGGCCAGGCACCGGCCCTGAATTTCGAAGACGTGCTGCTGGCTGGCCTGGCCAGCGACGGCGGCCTGTACGTGCCGGAAAACCTGCCACGTTTCACCCAGGAAGAAATCGCCTCGTGGGCTGGCCTGCCTTATCACGAGCTGGCCTTCCGTGTGATGCGCCCGTTTGTTGACGGCAGCATCGCCGACGCCGACTTCAAGAAGATCCTTGAAGAAACCTATGGCGAGTTCGCCCACGCGGCGGTCGCTCCGCTGCGCCAGCTGAACAGCAATGAATGGGTGCTGGAGCTGTTCCACGGCCCGACCCTGGCGTTCAAGGACTTTGCCCTGCAACTGCTCGGCCGCCTGCTCGATCACGTACTGGCCAAGCGCAACGAGCGCGTGGTGATTGTCGGCGCCACCAGTGGTGACACCGGTTCCGCCGCCATCGAAGGCTGCCGTCGCTGCGACAACGTCGACATCTTCATCCTGCACCCGCACCAGCGTGTGTCGGAAGTGCAGCGCCGCCAGATGACCACCATTTTCGGTGACAACATCCACAACATCGCCATCGAAGGCAACTTCGACGACTGCCAGGAGATGGTCAAGGCCAGCTTCGCCGACCAGTCGTTCCTCAAGGGCACCCGCCTGGTAGCCGTCAACTCGATCAACTGGGCGCGGATCATGGCCCAGATCGTTTACTACTTCCACGCAGCCCTGCAGCTGGGTGGGCCGGCGCGCTCGGTGGCGTTCTCGGTACCGACCGGCAACTTCGGCGACATCTTCGCCGGTTACCTGGCGCGCAACATGGGCTTGCCGATCAGCCAGCTGATCGTTGCCACCAACCGTAACGACATCCTGCACCGGTTCATGAGCGGCAACCAGTACGTCAAGGACACCCTGCACGCGACCCTGTCGCCGTCGATGGACATCATGGTCTCGTCCAACTTCGAGCGCCTGCTGTTCGACCTGCATGGCCGCAACGGTGGCGCGATTGCCGAGCTGATGGCCAACTTCAAGCAAGGTGGCGGCTTCAGCGTCGATCAAGACCGCTGGACCGAAGCGCGCAAGCTGTTCGACTCGCTGGCAGTAAGCGACGAGCAGACCTGCGAGACTATTGCCGAAGTCTTCGCTGCCACCGGTGAAGTGCTCGACCCGCACACCGCGATCGGCGTCAAGGCCGCCCGCGAGTGCCGCCGTAGCCTGGACACGCCGATGGTGGTGCTGGGGACTGCGCACCCGGTCAAGTTCCCGGAAGCGGTGGAAAAGGCAGGTGTAGGCAAGGCGCTCGAACTGCCGGCGCACCTCAGCGACCTGTTCAGCCGTGAAGAGCGTTGCACGGTGCTGGCCAATGACCTGAAAGCTGTTCAAGGCTTTGTCAGCCAGCACGGTAACCGCGGCAAGCCGCTGTAA